From Rubrivirga sp. SAORIC476, a single genomic window includes:
- the argB gene encoding acetylglutamate kinase → MQNESIPQAPAPVVVKLGGAILADAEATAAVWAGVAVMAEPVVVVHGGGPQATALARRLGHEPTIVVGRRVTGDLDLEVALYTLRGALNARLVGAARAAGLRAVGVSGADGALVTVAKRPPIHVDGQRVDFGHVGDVQSVDPTLVQTLLGAGFVPVVSTVCADAAGALYNVNADTVAADLAAALGAPRLDLVTEAGGVRRDAADPSSHLPRLTEAEVAAGVAEGWIAGGMRPKLETALAALRRGVPSVRVCAPADLGGDGGTVVTA, encoded by the coding sequence ATGCAGAACGAGTCCATTCCTCAGGCCCCCGCCCCGGTCGTCGTCAAGCTGGGCGGGGCGATTCTCGCCGATGCCGAGGCGACAGCGGCGGTCTGGGCGGGCGTCGCCGTGATGGCGGAGCCGGTGGTCGTGGTCCACGGCGGTGGGCCGCAGGCGACGGCGCTGGCGCGGCGCCTGGGCCACGAGCCGACGATCGTCGTCGGGCGCCGGGTCACGGGCGACCTCGACCTGGAGGTGGCGCTCTACACGCTGCGCGGCGCGCTCAACGCGCGGCTGGTCGGCGCGGCGCGGGCGGCGGGCCTCCGCGCCGTCGGCGTGAGCGGGGCGGACGGGGCGCTGGTGACGGTCGCGAAGCGTCCGCCCATCCACGTCGATGGGCAGCGAGTCGACTTCGGCCACGTCGGCGACGTCCAGTCGGTCGACCCGACGCTCGTGCAGACGCTGCTCGGCGCGGGCTTCGTGCCGGTCGTCTCCACCGTCTGCGCCGACGCCGCGGGCGCGCTCTACAACGTCAACGCGGACACCGTCGCGGCCGACCTGGCGGCGGCGCTCGGCGCGCCGCGTCTCGACCTCGTCACCGAGGCCGGGGGCGTTCGCCGCGACGCCGCCGACCCGTCCAGCCATCTCCCCCGGTTGACCGAGGCCGAGGTGGCCGCGGGCGTCGCCGAGGGCTGGATCGCGGGCGGCATGCGGCCCAAGCTGGAGACGGCGCTGGCGGCGCTCCGCCGCGGCGTCCCGTCCGTCCGCGTCTGTGCCCCCGCCGACCTCGGCGGCGACGGCGGCACGGTCGTCACCGCGTGA
- a CDS encoding M20/M25/M40 family metallo-hydrolase, translating into MSVLSLHADLVRIPSLSFQEKPAADHVEAFLRGVDGLEVGRLDENVWASLGDGTDDVLLLCSHLDVVPPSEGHPYPPFSPTTVDGAVYGRGAVDAKASGAAMLTALADLAASGWRPPAGGRLVVALTECEETGAENNGMEKMRDRVFGDALPEPTAALVGEPTELRPCLAQKGLLILNVTAQGETAHAARAHLGKNALTVAARDLLAIDAMTFEKSDPLLGTPTITATMIEGGTAKNVVPDRCRITLDIRSTPATTHPELTALVREALESRVEVHSERIIPCSTDPDSRVAQAAVAAVSSLGLDAEPFGSPTASDWIFVADVPTVKIGPGRSELSHTPDEHVEIAQLEAAVDVYSEIARSYFAT; encoded by the coding sequence GTGTCCGTCCTCTCCCTCCACGCCGACCTCGTCCGCATCCCGTCGCTGAGCTTCCAGGAGAAGCCCGCCGCCGACCACGTCGAGGCGTTCCTGCGCGGCGTCGACGGGCTGGAGGTCGGGCGGCTGGACGAGAACGTCTGGGCCAGCCTCGGGGACGGCACGGACGACGTGCTGCTGCTCTGCTCGCACCTCGACGTGGTGCCGCCGAGCGAGGGCCACCCGTACCCGCCGTTCTCGCCCACGACCGTCGACGGCGCCGTCTACGGGCGGGGCGCGGTCGACGCCAAGGCCAGCGGCGCAGCTATGCTGACGGCCCTCGCCGACCTCGCGGCGTCCGGCTGGCGGCCCCCGGCGGGCGGGCGGCTCGTCGTCGCGCTGACGGAGTGCGAGGAGACCGGCGCCGAGAACAACGGCATGGAGAAGATGCGCGACCGCGTCTTCGGCGACGCGCTGCCCGAGCCGACGGCGGCGCTCGTCGGGGAGCCGACCGAGCTGCGGCCGTGCCTCGCGCAGAAGGGCCTGCTGATCTTGAACGTGACCGCCCAGGGCGAGACGGCGCACGCCGCCCGCGCCCACCTCGGGAAGAACGCCCTCACCGTCGCCGCCCGCGACCTGCTCGCCATCGACGCGATGACGTTCGAGAAGAGCGACCCGCTGCTCGGCACGCCGACGATTACGGCGACCATGATCGAGGGCGGGACGGCCAAGAACGTTGTCCCGGACCGGTGCCGGATCACGCTCGACATCCGCTCGACGCCCGCGACTACGCACCCCGAACTGACGGCACTCGTGCGCGAGGCGCTGGAGAGCCGCGTCGAGGTCCACTCCGAGCGCATCATCCCCTGTTCCACCGACCCCGACAGCCGGGTCGCGCAGGCCGCTGTCGCCGCCGTGTCCAGCCTGGGGCTGGACGCCGAGCCCTTCGGCAGCCCCACCGCGTCGGACTGGATCTTCGTCGCCGACGTGCCGACGGTCAAGATCGGCCCCGGTCGCAGCGAGCTCTCCCACACCCCCGACGAGCACGTCGAGATCGCCCAACTCGAAGCGGCGGTGGACGTGTACAGCGAGATCGCTCGGTCCTACTTCGCCACATAG